Part of the Granulicella cerasi genome is shown below.
TGGTCACCATCGCCACCAACATGGCGGGCCGCGGTACCGACATTCTGCTCGGCGGCAACGCTGAGTTCATGGCGCGCCAGGACCTCGTGAAGCGCAACATCGCAAAGGCTCTCGCAGTCGTGGAAGGCGAGATCACCCCGAACGCGGCTCCCGGCTTCGTGCGCTTCCTGTATCAGTCGCAGGAGTTCGAGGTAGCTGAACCGCAGTACAACGAAGTGATCGCAGCGCATCAGGCTGCGACGAAGATCGAGCATGATGCCGTGATCGCCGCTGGCGGTCTGCACATCCTCGGCACCGAGCGCCATGAATCGCGCCGCGTCGACAACCAGCTTCGCGGACGTGCTGGACGTCAGGGGGACCCCGGTTCTTCGCGCTTCTTCCTCTCGCTCGAAGACGATCTCATGCGCATCTTTGCGCGCGAGTGGGTCTCCACGCTGCTGCAGTCCCTCGGCATGGAAGAAGGCGTGCCGATCGAGAGCAAGATGATCTCGCGCCGCATCGAAGCCGCGCAGAAGGCCGTCGAATCGCAGAACTTCGAAAGCCGCAAGCACGTGCTCGAGTACGACGACGTGATGAACAAGCAGCGCGAAGCTGTTTACTCACTGCGCCGCCAGCTCATGGAAGGCGTCGACCAGAAGGAGCTCATCACCGAGCACTACACGGCGACGATCCTCTCCGGGCTGATGGAGCAGAACATTCCGCTGCAGTCGCGCCCCGAGCAGTGGAACACCGAGGGCCTCTATAGCGGTGTCGAAGATGTCTTCGGCGTGAAGCTGGCAAGCGAAGTACCGAACGTCACCGACCTCAGCCGTCACGACCTCGGCGAAGCCATCTTCAACCTGCTCGGCAGCAAGTACAGCGTGAAGGAGCAGATCCTCGGACCGGACACGATGCGCTATCACGAACGCGTGGTGATGCTCAGCGTGCTCGACCAGCTCTGGAAGGACCACCTGCTGAACATGGACCACCTCAAGGAGGGCATCGGCCTCCGTGGTTATGCGCAGCAGGACCCGCTCGTGGCCTACAAGAAGGAAAGCTTCGAGATGTTCGAGCAGATGATGCTCGCCTTCCAGGAGCAGACCGCACGTCACCTCTTCCGCATGCAGATCCTCGCTCCCGATGGCACGCCGATCGAGTCCGCCGAGCAGTTCCAGGCTCTGCAGGCAGCGATGGCCGCAGCTCAGCAGGCAGCCTACGATGCGCAGATGGCCCAGCAGCAGCAACTCGCCGCCGCAGCCGCCGCGCAACAGCAGCTTCCCGCACAGTTCTCGCATCAGGCCTTCGGCACACCGCAGCAGCGCACTTCGATCGACGCCATGGAGCGCGAGTTCGAGGAGCGTAAGGCTCGCGAACTCGGCATGGCTCGCGAAGAAGGTGCGGTCGCCGGCACCTCGGACCCGAGCCCGAAGCCCGCGCAACCCGAGGTTGGCCGCAACGACCTCTGCCCCTGCGGCTCCGGCAAGAAGTACAAGAAGTGCCACGGAGCGAATGTGTAATGCGTGCCTCCGCACAAACCCAAACAGCCGCATGGACTCGTTCCCTGCGGCTGTTTTTTTGCCTCTGCGCCATCGCCGCTACAGCCCACGCGCAGAAGCTCACCATCACCCTCGTCGGCACCGGTGGACCGGAACTCACGCCCGACCGCAGCGGCATTGCCACGCTGGTGCGAAGCGGCGACGACACGCTGCTGATCGACGCAGGACGCAACACGCTCGATAACCTCTACCGTGCGGGCATCGACCCGAACACGGTCAAGACGCTCCTGCTCACGCATCTGCACAGCGACCACATCAGCGGCCTGCCCGACCTCTGGATCACGCCGTGGTTCCTGCTCCACCGCACAGGTGGACTCACGATCTACGGACCTCGCGGCACGCAGCAGATGGTAAACGGCATGAGAGCCATGTACACGCATGACCTGGTCGCCCGCGCCAATCCAACCGCTCTGGTCCGCGACCTCGACATCCACGTCATAGAACTCGAGGACGCAGCCGACTTCCAGATCAACGGCTTCTCCGTTCGCGCCAAAACCGTGCAGCACGCCGACGGCAATCCCGCGTTCGCCTTCCTGATTCGCAACGGATCCCACTCGGTGTTTCTCACGGGCGACTGCACGCTCACGCCCGAGTTGCTGCAGGCCGCTCCTCGCGTGGACGTCTTGATCGCGAACGTCGCTGCCGGAACTCCGGCGCAGGAGGGCCTGGCGCAGTGGAAGCCGGTGTTTGCGAAGCTGCTGACCGTCGCCCAGGCCGCGCAACTGTTCAGCGCTTCGAAGCCCGGGCTGGCCGTGTACTCGCATATCGTCACCAAGGGCCGCGTTCCGGATGCGACGCTGATCGAGCGCACCCGGAAGGCGGGCTACCAGGGTCGCCTCCTCGTGGGGCGCGATGCCACGCGCATCACGTTGGACCACGGCATCGATGTCCGGAGAAACCCCGCTCCGACCGGGTCGGAAGACGGCGTGCGCCGGTAAAATGCGGGGGCGCAGCAAACCCTCCCACCCGGCTGGCCATCCTAGATACCGAGTCCTAAGTGTGAACGAAACCGACGCAAACCAGAACGAGCTCGACGACCTGCGTCGTCAACTCGCGTTTATGCAAGAGCGCGAGGAATTGCTGGGGCGCATCAATGGCTCACTGCGATCGCTCACCGACCCCGAAGAGATCGTGCGCCGCGCTGCCACCTTCCTCGGGCAGCACCTGGCGGTGAATCGCTGCGCTTACGCCGACGTCGAAGGCGATCAGAACACTTTCAACCTCTTTGGCGACTACAACCACGGTGTCCCCTCGATGGTGGGACGCTATCGCTTTGAGGACTTCTCGGCGGATTGTCTAGCCGCGATGCGGGCCGGCGAGGCGTTCGTCGTCGAGGACTCCGAGACCGATCCGAGGCTGGCCGACGTGCGGGAAAACTTCCGCGCAGCGCAGATCCGTTCAGTGGTGTGTGTCGGCCTTCTCAAGGCTGGCAAATTCACCGCAGCCATGGCCATCCACTCCATCGAGCCCCGTCGCTGGAGCGAAGAAGAGGTGGAGATCGTTCTCTCCGTCGCCAACCGTTGCTGGGAGTCCATCGAACGCACCCGCACGCTGCGCGAGTTGAAGAAAGAGCGCGAGGAGTTGATCCGGCGCCATAGCGAAATCGACAAGCAGCGCTCCGAGATCGAATCGATCTATCGCACGGCGCCAATCGGCCTCGCGCTCTTCGACCTGGACGACTACCACTACCTCCGCCTGAACGACCGGCAGGCAGCCTTCTTTGGGCTGAAGCCGGAGGACGTTCTGGGCAGGACCTTGATGGAGATGGCCCCGATCCCCGGCCTGCGGGAACTCTTCGATCAGGTCGCGCAGGGTGGCCCCCCCATCGTCAACTTTCCGCTCGAAGGCACGCTGATCAACGATCCCGACGATTTCCGTTACTGGCTGGTCAGCTACTTCCCCGTTCACGACGGCGAAGGCAAGATCACCGGCATCACCGCAGCGTCGCTCGAGATTACGCAGCAGAAGCGCGCCGAGCTTGCACTGATTCGCAACGACAAACTCGCCGCAGTCGGCAGGCTCGCCTCCTCCATCGCGCACGAGATCAATAACCCGCTCGAAGCGGTGACGAACCTGATCTTCCTCGCGGAAACCAGCGAGAGCTTCGATGAGGCTCGCGGCTATCTGCGCAGTGCCGACAGCGAACTCCAGCGCATGTCGCAGATCACCAATCAGACGTTGCGCTTCCATCGCCAACCCACCAGCCCCACGGAGACCACCGCCAACGAGCTGCTGGACACGACGCTGAGCCTCTACCACGGTCGCCTGGTGAACGGCAGCGTTCGCCTGCAGAAGAAGCTGCGCGCCACGGCGGCGATCCAGTGCTTCGAGGGCGAAATCCGGCAGGTACTGGCGAACTTGATCGGCAACGCCATCGACGCCATGCCGAGCGGCGGGACGCTCTGCCTGCGTTCGCGCGAACTAACGCGCGACGACCGACGTTGGCTGCAGATTATGATCGCGGACTCCGGCTCTGGCATCTCCGAGCAGCATCTGCGCCGCATCTTCGAGCCGTTTTTTACGACCAAGGGGGACAGCGGCACGGGCCTGGGGCTGTGGGTGTCGCAGGACATTATGCTGCGCCACGGCGGTAAACTCCTCGTCCGCACCTCTCGCGACCCCAGGCATCATGGCACGGCATTCATTCTCAGCCTGCCCTATGACGCTGTGACGCGCTAGGCGTCTATCCTATTAGGTATGGAACTCGAGATTACCGTCGACGAACTGAAGGCCCAACTGGCCAGCGCGCATCCCCCTCTCGTACTGGACGTACGCGAAGGCTGGGAGTACGAAACCACCCATATTCCTGGCTCCAAGCTGATGCCCATGCAGGAGGTTCCCTCCCGGGCGTTCAATGAACTGGACGAGGACCAGCACATCGCAGTGCTCTGCCACCACGGTGCACGCTCGCTTTCCGTGGCTAACTGGTTGCAACAGCAGGGCTTCAGCAACGCACGCTCCGTAGCGGGCGGAATTGACCTCTGGGCGAAAGTGATTGACCCAAAACTCCCACGTTATTAGTGCGTGAGATGAAAAATGTAGCGGGGTAAGACAGTAACACTGTTTTCCTCCGGTCTCTCCCCCAAACGTATGATGGAGTCTAGAAAACCCTGACGCTACGGTTATGAATAGACATTACTGAGAAGCGACCAATCTAGTGAACAAGCTGGCACTGAAACTGGAACCAATTGAACGCGCGACCGCAAGGCTGCGCAACAAGCCGGCCTCCGGATTGCGCTTTGAGCCAGAACTCGAAGCGATCTTTGACGTGTCGACTCGATATCGTCATGCGCGCCGCCGCTTGTGGCTGGGTTGGACGATTCTCTTCATGTACGACCTGCTGATCCTCAGCGACTTCCGTCATCTGCATTCGAACTTCCGATTTGCACTAGCGGTGCGTCTGCTGGTCACCTTGTGGCTCGCGTTTTCGAGCACGCTGCACTTCCATGCGCGTCGTGTTGTCCGTGAGCTCAATGTGGTGTCGATCGCCATCGCGATCGTCTGCTCCAACCTCATTCTCTATCGCAATCTGTCGCCGGTGCTGTCTTCGGTATCGCAGGTAAACACGCTCGTCGCTCTGCTGATGATCGTCGTGCTGGCGCAGTTGCGCTTTCCCTACGCGGTCTTTGCGACGGCAACGTTGTTCGCGATGCAGTTGTGGTCCATCCACGCCACACACATCATGACGGTTCCGCAGGCGATCTTCACGATCCGTCCCATCGTCGTGGGTGAGCTCTTCATTCTGCTCGCAGGCTTCAGCATGGAGCGCGAAGAACGCCTCAGCTTCCTCTCAGCGCTGCGCGTTGACCTGCAGCGCGAGAAGCTCGTCGCGTTGAACCGCGAGCTTGCCTTGCTCAGCTCGCAGGATTCGCTTTCGGGCCTGGCGAACCGCGCCTCCTTTGATTCCCGCTTCGAAGACCTCTGGAACCAGGCGGTCGAAACCAGCAAGCCACTCTCCGTGGTGCTGTTCGATATCGACCACTTCAAGAACGTCAACGACACGCAGGGACATCTCTACGGGGACGAAGTCATCCGTCGTGTCTCGCAGCTGCTCGTGCAGTCGCTGCGTGGCAAGGAAGACTTCGCCGCACGTTACGGCGGCGAAGAGTTCGTCATCCTTTTGCCCGATACCTCCCATGCCGTCGCACTCAAGGTCGCGCAGCGTATTCGCCGCATGGTGGAGCTCGCAGGTTCGCCTGCGTTCAACGACGACGAGCACGTGCCGAACGCTTTCACCACGCTCAGCGGTGGAGTGGCAACCTACCCCGGCGTTGGTATCGAGCATCGCGATGAGTTGCTGCGGGAAGCTGACGTAGCGCTCTACGCCGCCAAGGATGCTGGCCGCAATCGCATCCACTCCGCTGCCCTGCAGTGGAGCGAGGCCTCCAAGGCGCAGCGTCAGGCCTAGGCGCTAGTCGTTGCCGTTCGCGCGGGGATGGGTCTGCTCATACACTCGCTGCACCTGTCCCACCGTCAGCTGCGTATAGCGTTGTGTTGTCGAGAGGCGCTCATGCCCGAGCATCTCCTGAATCGCTCGCAGGTCGGCTCCCTCTTCCAACATGTGCGTTCCAAACGCATGGCGCAGCGTATGCGGATGAACGTCTGCGGCAAGTCCGCCGTGCACCGCAATGCGCTTCACGATGCGGCCAACACTGCGCGTGGTCAGGCGACACTCTCCGCGCATCCGCGCGTTCAGCAGCAGCGCCCCTGCCTCTACCATCCTGCCCTTGCCTGCACGCTGTAGCCGCTCTGCACGTTGCGGCAGATACTTGCGCAAAGCCTCCGCAGCCGCGTCCCCCAGCGGAACGATGCGTTCCTTGCGGCCTTTACCAAAAACGCGCACAGCGTCATCGCGCCACAGCACGCTATCGAGGTCGAGCCCGCAGAGCTCCGAGTTTCGGATGCCGCAACCGTAGAGCAGTTCGAAGATCACACGATCGCGCTCCGGCCACACAGCCGCTTCTTCCTCGTCGCCCGGCACGTCGAGCGCGCTCTTCGGTGAAGGAGCGGAAAGCGAATCGAGCACTCCATTCACCTCTTCCATGCTCGGCACGCGAGGCAGATGCTTCGGCAGCTTCGGCGTAGAGACCAGCAACGCAGGATTCTGCTCAATCGCTCCGATGCGCGCCTGCCACTTGAACCAGCTACGCACCGCCGCTAGCGCCCGCGCTACGCTCGCCTTCGTCAGGCCACGCTCAAACAGCAAAGCCATATACGTGCGAATGTGCGTGTGCTCCACGCGGCGCACATCGCCGTCCGCCCCAAGCATCTCGGTAAGAAACTCTGCGAACGCACCCACCTCTCGGCGGTACGCGCGCAGCGTATGATCGCTCGCTCCGCGCTCGTCGCGCAGCATCGCCAGGTAGCGTTCCGCAAGCGAAGTGAACGTGCTCATACCGCGGACTCCGACGGAGCACCGCGCCGTGCGCGCGGATGAAATTGACGATGCACCTGCTTTAGCCGATCGATCGCAAGGTGCGTGTACACCTGCGTCGTCGCGATGTCCGCGTGGCCCAGCAGCGTTTGCACCGAGCGCAGGTCTGCGCCGTTCTCCACCATGTGCGTTGCGCAAGAATGCCGCAGCTTATGCGGGCTCGCGTGCGAGTTCAGCGTATGCACAAACTTCCAGACCGTTGTCGCATTCAGCGCGTTGCCGCGTGAGCTCAAGAACAACGCGCGTTGCAATCCGCTCTTCGCCTTCGCGCGCCGCACGAGCTCAGGCCGACCACGCTGTACATACTCTTCCAAGGCGCGCACCGCACGAGCATGAATAGGCACAATGCGTTCCTTGTCACCTTTGCCGCGCACCTGCACACTCTGTACAGCGAGCCGCAGGTCCTCTTCGCGCAGGGTGACAACTTCAGCCACCCGCAAGCCACCGGCATACATCAACTCCAGCATCGCGTGGTCGCGCAGCGCGATGCCATCCGCGTCAGGCATGTTCGCTGCGGCAGCAGTCTTCTGCAGCATCTCGGAGACATCGGCAGCAGGCAGGCTCTTCGGCAACACCTTCCACGCCTTCGGGCTTTCAATATTGATCGTCGGATCATGCGCGATGCGCTTATCCCGCAGTAGCCAGCGATAGAAACCACGCAACGTGCTGAGCTTGCGCGCCACCGAGCGCGACTCCTGCGAGTGTTCGCGGAGGTGCTGCATGAACGCGCTCACGTCATCCTGCTGGGCAGCTATGAGCGTGCGCTCATACTGCTCCAGGAACTCCGCATACATCTCGAGGTCCTTCGCATACGACTTGCACGTCAGCGGACTCAGTCCACGCTCAACGCGCAGATGCATCGCGTACTCCTTCAGCAGCGCGGCGTTGCTCTCCTGGCCCATGTGGCTATTGTCGTCAGCCGCAGGCGCAAACGCCATCCCGCCGAACCATCCGCAGCAACAGCAAAAGGCGCCGAGCTTCGCATCCCCTGCGAAACCCAGCGC
Proteins encoded:
- a CDS encoding rhodanese-like domain-containing protein produces the protein MELEITVDELKAQLASAHPPLVLDVREGWEYETTHIPGSKLMPMQEVPSRAFNELDEDQHIAVLCHHGARSLSVANWLQQQGFSNARSVAGGIDLWAKVIDPKLPRY
- a CDS encoding tyrosine recombinase, which gives rise to MAFAPAADDNSHMGQESNAALLKEYAMHLRVERGLSPLTCKSYAKDLEMYAEFLEQYERTLIAAQQDDVSAFMQHLREHSQESRSVARKLSTLRGFYRWLLRDKRIAHDPTINIESPKAWKVLPKSLPAADVSEMLQKTAAAANMPDADGIALRDHAMLELMYAGGLRVAEVVTLREEDLRLAVQSVQVRGKGDKERIVPIHARAVRALEEYVQRGRPELVRRAKAKSGLQRALFLSSRGNALNATTVWKFVHTLNSHASPHKLRHSCATHMVENGADLRSVQTLLGHADIATTQVYTHLAIDRLKQVHRQFHPRARRGAPSESAV
- a CDS encoding sensor histidine kinase, with the translated sequence MNETDANQNELDDLRRQLAFMQEREELLGRINGSLRSLTDPEEIVRRAATFLGQHLAVNRCAYADVEGDQNTFNLFGDYNHGVPSMVGRYRFEDFSADCLAAMRAGEAFVVEDSETDPRLADVRENFRAAQIRSVVCVGLLKAGKFTAAMAIHSIEPRRWSEEEVEIVLSVANRCWESIERTRTLRELKKEREELIRRHSEIDKQRSEIESIYRTAPIGLALFDLDDYHYLRLNDRQAAFFGLKPEDVLGRTLMEMAPIPGLRELFDQVAQGGPPIVNFPLEGTLINDPDDFRYWLVSYFPVHDGEGKITGITAASLEITQQKRAELALIRNDKLAAVGRLASSIAHEINNPLEAVTNLIFLAETSESFDEARGYLRSADSELQRMSQITNQTLRFHRQPTSPTETTANELLDTTLSLYHGRLVNGSVRLQKKLRATAAIQCFEGEIRQVLANLIGNAIDAMPSGGTLCLRSRELTRDDRRWLQIMIADSGSGISEQHLRRIFEPFFTTKGDSGTGLGLWVSQDIMLRHGGKLLVRTSRDPRHHGTAFILSLPYDAVTR
- a CDS encoding tyrosine recombinase XerC codes for the protein MSTFTSLAERYLAMLRDERGASDHTLRAYRREVGAFAEFLTEMLGADGDVRRVEHTHIRTYMALLFERGLTKASVARALAAVRSWFKWQARIGAIEQNPALLVSTPKLPKHLPRVPSMEEVNGVLDSLSAPSPKSALDVPGDEEEAAVWPERDRVIFELLYGCGIRNSELCGLDLDSVLWRDDAVRVFGKGRKERIVPLGDAAAEALRKYLPQRAERLQRAGKGRMVEAGALLLNARMRGECRLTTRSVGRIVKRIAVHGGLAADVHPHTLRHAFGTHMLEEGADLRAIQEMLGHERLSTTQRYTQLTVGQVQRVYEQTHPRANGND
- a CDS encoding MBL fold metallo-hydrolase, translating into MRASAQTQTAAWTRSLRLFFCLCAIAATAHAQKLTITLVGTGGPELTPDRSGIATLVRSGDDTLLIDAGRNTLDNLYRAGIDPNTVKTLLLTHLHSDHISGLPDLWITPWFLLHRTGGLTIYGPRGTQQMVNGMRAMYTHDLVARANPTALVRDLDIHVIELEDAADFQINGFSVRAKTVQHADGNPAFAFLIRNGSHSVFLTGDCTLTPELLQAAPRVDVLIANVAAGTPAQEGLAQWKPVFAKLLTVAQAAQLFSASKPGLAVYSHIVTKGRVPDATLIERTRKAGYQGRLLVGRDATRITLDHGIDVRRNPAPTGSEDGVRR
- a CDS encoding GGDEF domain-containing protein, with the translated sequence MNKLALKLEPIERATARLRNKPASGLRFEPELEAIFDVSTRYRHARRRLWLGWTILFMYDLLILSDFRHLHSNFRFALAVRLLVTLWLAFSSTLHFHARRVVRELNVVSIAIAIVCSNLILYRNLSPVLSSVSQVNTLVALLMIVVLAQLRFPYAVFATATLFAMQLWSIHATHIMTVPQAIFTIRPIVVGELFILLAGFSMEREERLSFLSALRVDLQREKLVALNRELALLSSQDSLSGLANRASFDSRFEDLWNQAVETSKPLSVVLFDIDHFKNVNDTQGHLYGDEVIRRVSQLLVQSLRGKEDFAARYGGEEFVILLPDTSHAVALKVAQRIRRMVELAGSPAFNDDEHVPNAFTTLSGGVATYPGVGIEHRDELLREADVALYAAKDAGRNRIHSAALQWSEASKAQRQA